The Osmia lignaria lignaria isolate PbOS001 chromosome 3, iyOsmLign1, whole genome shotgun sequence genome includes the window CACCCTGTATCTGGTTTTCGCGGTATCGGTGTCGTTTCATTCGTCTTTTCTTCTTTGTGCTTGCAGCCTCGCAACACAGCGGCACCGTTGACGAGGATAAAGAGGACGAGGAAGAGGGTGAGACCAGGTGCACCGTATGCGACAAGCCGTTCCAAGACATCGAGCTGTAAGTATTCCTCGAATCAACAATGTTCTTCGTCCTCGACCCTTTCGGATCTTTATCGTCGTACAGCAAGCTTATTATTGCATTCACACGTTTTATTAGCCGGGAAAATCGCCGTCGATCCGACGACACGAACCTCATGAACGATTCATGACGCATCGTCGTTCGATGTTGAAATCAGATGGTTGCGAATTGCCTCCTAAAGCGACACGTTCGCGTTGAAACGTAATGGAGAAACGTAACGCTTTCATAATCGTTGATCTCGATGCAAAAAGGGAAACTGCAAGCTTCGAAAGTGGCTAGGAAACAATAGACCGGTTGAACAGTGTCGTAATCGGTCGGTTGCTTGATTTCGtggataaattattcattaatcGACAAAATACAGGAACGAGCAGCGCTTTATCTGGTTGAAATCGGAGCGTTAGTTGGGCTTCGTAGGAAAAGAGGGGCAACGAGCACGCGAACTATTTCGAGGGTTGCCTGTAGCGGTACGATAGCGTTTTCAGGGGTCGCTGGCGTTCTGTTTGCATCGCCCCATTAAACGAAAAGTCAAATACTTAACCGATGTGACCGCCATATGGAAGTTCGCGTTGTTCGACTTCTGATTTCTTCCCACGATTCGACGGCTACGTGGGAGAGTCGAATCACGTGTCTTGATTGATTTACAGAATCTAATTGgaagtaaataaaatgaaatttgtttatgGAATGATTGTAATACTATCTGTTCTTTCATCGAGAAATAGCCGATTGCGTAATCAGCAGCGGTCCAGTTTCGGACACCCATTTCGTTCCCTTTCCGACATCCATTCCCCGGTCTCGCGACAAGCCGCAACACCAGCCACTTCCGTGTGCCTGTACTCGGCAGAGTCACCTGTTGTGGCGCATAAAGTACGCGCGAGATCCGCATTCGGTTGCATCGAGCCACCCCCTTATGCATCATCGAAGGCGTCGCGTGCCCGCAGCTCATCTGGCACGGCACACCGTCACCGTGAACCTACTATCTCACCACGAATAGCTTTCACGCGACACGTGTGTTCGAGGGTGTAAAATCAATGCCGGCACACACCATGGCACATCCTGTGACCATAACCCGTGGCCAGCTCGCGACAACCCCCGGAGAACCGACCGTTCGTGTGCACCGTCCTCCtcctcatcgtcgtcgtcgtaggcCTCTATGTATGCGATGACCACCCTCTTCCTCGCTGGCGTGTGACCGTTATTACGCGAGAGCTGCCGTTCTACCGGAGTCACTTAGTCATCATCCTAGACTGCACCGAGCGCAGTCTTCGTCCGTGTACTGCCCCGGATCGATTATATCTGAGGTTCCTGGGTCTCCAGGTGGTCCGAGATTTCCACGCGATTACGACGGGGCAGTTTCGAAGACTCTTCGTCGAGAGAGGGTTGTAAAAGGTTGTTAGTTCATAACCGATCCTGGTTCTCCAGCGTTGAATGCAGGGACGGGATGGAAATTTTACTTTCCTTAGTGAATCTAGTGCAGTGTTTAAGATTTCATTAACAGTGCTCGTGTTATCCTTTCAGATTGGACAGCCACCTGGTATCCTGTCACAGATATCCTGCGGAGCAACACCGCTGCGATACCTGTCCCCGTGCCTACGCCTGGCGACCTCTTCTAGTTCGTCATCGCGCGATCGTTCACGGTGATCTTCGAAATTATCCCTGTGAAAATTGTCCAAAGGTAAGTATCATCTCTGACCCAAAGTTCACCAAAACCAACACGTTTTCTCTCGAAGCGACATCTTCAAAGTTTCGCTAACAGTCGGACAAACCGCAGGTCTTCACGGATCCGTCGAACCTGCAGCGTCACATCAGGACGCATCACGTGGGCGCGAGGAGTCACGCGTGCACCGAGTGCGGCAAAACGTTCGCCACCAGTTCCGGCCTGAAACAACACACCCATATCCACAGCAGCGTGAAACCGTTCCAGTGCGAGGTCTGCTTGAAGGCGTACACCCAGTTCTCCAATCTATGCCGGCACAAACGAATGCACGCGGACTGTCGCATGCAGATCAAGTGCGCTAAATGCGGACAGTCTTTCAGCACCGTCACCTCGTTGTCGAAGCACAAACGATTCTGTGATTCAACGCCACCGACCGGTCCACCAGGAGCCATGCCGCAATTACCGACCTCGGCACCGAGCCCTTTCCTCGTCTATCGACCTCCCGTCAGTCTACCGGGTAGTCTCCCATACTACCCGTCCAGTCTGATGGGCCCGTACCCAGGAATATTTCCAAACGCTCCGCACTTCTTGAACACCCCACTGTTGTTCCCGCCTAAGGTTGAGGAAGCCGAGAAGAGAAGCGACAGTCCGAAGAAGGAACGTTTCACCCCGCCAAGGGTGCTACCCCAGCACAGCAAAGTTTCTCCATCCACCGCCGAAGAAGCTACTTCGTCGTTCAGACCCTCTCCAGCTAGACCGCCTGTCCAGCCTACTCCAGAGAGCGACGACGATCCCTCGAAGAAGCGAAAAGTTGGCggaaacaacgagaagaaggtgGACTCTGAGCATAATTCAACAAACGCGAACGAAGAGACGACGGATCAACCTCTGGATCTGAGAGTCCaaacgaagaaacaaaaaaCAACAGCGAATACCGCCGAGAGGAACAACCACAGTCCTTCGCCTGTTCCAGCACCGATGGAGGAAGCTCCACCGCCTCCTGAACCTCCCAAGCCCGAAGAAGAGGTCCACGCACCGATAGACGTCGATACCAAGGACGTACCCAGTAGTCTGCAACTGAGAACCAGTTTACCTGAACAACCGGTCACCAATACTCCGCCGCACATGGCTTACCCCAGACCCATTCATCCCATGTTCCTGGAGGCCATGTACCGCGGTCCAACGGGCAGTTTCCCAGGCTTTCCAGGCGGACCGCCTCCTGGAAGTGGCACGCCAGAGTCCAGGCTATTACCACCGCTCCAACCGTTCGAACCACCCCGTGGGCTTCCTTTTTTAGGGACGTTCATGAACGGGCTCAGCGGCGCTAGGCCAGGAGGCGGAGGATTCGACCTGCTTGCCAGGCCACCGTTGGGACCGTTCCCCGGTGTAAAGCCGTTTCAAGAGGCCGTAATCGCGCCCCATCACCATCACCATCCTCATCACGCTCACGGCAAGATGAAGGACCGATACTCCTGTAAGTTTTGTGGCAAGGTATTCCCCAGATCAGCCAATCTGACTAGACACCTGCGGACACATACCGGCGAGCAACCCTACAAGTGCAAGTACTGCGAGAGATCCTTCAGCATCTCCAGCAATCTCCAGAGACACGTTAGGAACATCCACGACAAACAGAGACCATTCAAGTGTCCCTTGTGTGAGAGATGTTTCGGGCAACAGACCAATTTGGATAGACACTTAAAGAAACACGAAGCTGACGACGGCAGTGGAGTCGTCTCTGTGGCTGATTCACCAGGTAGTAGCAACGAGAACGAACGCGAGGACACGTATTTCGACGAAATCAGGTCGTTCATGGGCAAGGTAACGTACGGTGGTGAAGCAGGTTACGGGCTACCCCCTCACCCTGCTTACCTACCCAGCAGACTACACGAAATGCACGAGTCCAAGATGGAAACCGAGTACGACGAGGACGAAGACAGCGAGGAAGGAGTGTCCCCTTTAGACGAAACCGATGGATTGTCCCCCGTCGAGGCCAAGGAATCCACCCCACCCCCGCAGTACGATCTGAAGCTGAGGGAGAAGCAAGAAATGCTCAATAACAACACCGCCGAACCGGTCATCGAAATTTCTACATAGCCCATAGGTCGCGTAGGTTAAACGAGGAGAAAAATCGTCCTTTTGGAACGGACTGATCCTCTTTTAGTGACACATAGAACTGTTACGAGGATGTTTGTCTCGATGTAATTTTTTAACCGTAGATAGATTCCGTCGATCGTGTTTGAAGTTACTCGTAGTGAAAGAAGTGTTGGTTCGAGGATTGTGTTACGGGATTACCTAATACATCGACCTCTTGTTTTTTTCACGTCTCTGTTATTTTCGCACCCCAACAGTGAGAGCGTAAAAGAGATCGAACGAAACACCACTGTCTTTTTTTTCACACGCAAACACacacagacacacacacacaccggtTGCGAGCAAATTGTTCAATAGCGTAGTTCCTACAGACTCGTTCTCATTGTACACGCGCACGTAAATTAATAATCGTTCGAATCCTGACCCCTCCCTTTCTCATCGTCCACCGTAGCATTATTTATTCGTCTCGCCGTGTTTCTTTGCGTCGCGTGAAAACCGCCTCGGCCAGAAGAGGCTGACGTCTTTGTCGAGTTTCTAAAACTCGGTTCAacccttaacggtgttcgtgcaAGGACGATCTGATCGTGAAACGATGGAAAAGGAGGATTGGAACTTTTGCTGGAAGAAAGTCGGATTCACCGCTGTTTTCTTTCTTAGAAAGTAAATCGAACGTTGTAATCTTCGAGGATGAAATGATGGAAAATGGGCTGCTGAAGTCTGTACTCGAATAGATAGCATGAAAAATTGGTTTAGTCGATGCGAAGCCAAAGCGACGAGGATAACGATTACCGAAGCGAGCGTGTAATTAACAGAGAAACGTTTTATGAGAATCTGTGTACAAATTTCCATTAGGTGATATAACGtttgtaaaaaaaagagaaacaaaagaaTACGAAAGTTCTTCgtgatttttaatatatatatatacatagacatatattatacatacatattatatataaatatatatatgcgATCTTATGAATTGACCGTGACACGAGTCACGATAGATTCTTTATCAAAGACGCATAATTGTTACGTTTATTTCACTCGATAGTTAATAAAGTCGTGCGTTTCCATCCGGCTCTCGATGTTTGAAGAGAAATGCTCTCGTGAATGTTAAATGAAGCAAGTTTGCAAATACTTTTtgcgaaaagaagaaagaataacgtttccttcttgtttcttttttttctttcgattgtTCTTACCTACGATTGTGGACAACATCTGTTTTCTTCATGTAAGATTTTACGGATACGTGTTCTAACATATCTCTCTTATCTTCATCCTCTCTGACTAATAGACGATAATAAACTTACGGATTGATTAAGCATACTTACGTCGATCGAGATAATTAAGGACGATTATATTATGACTCTATCTATACATACTGTATAAAATGCATCCTGTAACTTCATTATGATTACCATTAAAATATTACACTTCAACTTTGATGAATGTGACGCATTCATTCCCTTTTTTTGTGTTTTGAATCATTACTGATTCATTTAACTATTAAAACAATTTAATAAACTAAAATCGTTATGCTCgtcttatttttgttattttatatttatattatcgcGCGCTTCAAAAGCCACATTAGTGGCGCTACCTATCGGAGGGGTGGAGAAATTAACTAAACAAAAATCAGACCAtatcttaaaaaatataaatgaattttgagtttaaaacaaaa containing:
- the LOC117607961 gene encoding transcription factor hamlet isoform X3; the protein is MKGLDLSRPVVDYNKMNGSSDEGESTSGTSAGGGTGIGENTEMEENGSIRAGSNSSGIGSQVYRELKSLHSNSTIGHDLSQDYNQQSRPSYQRGYSPAMDKQQQHYEKERHRTASSKEEEKCSWDYLEKSDRKEYSRSRESSYRNEAYQDTMKQEQKEQSNREWVSPVPEVEVGGSSADPQVRARKDIPRGARFGPFLGKWASEPFNPRYAWEVRTAGSGVRGWLDASHETNNWLKYIRSANSPHAVNMRHVLIGGQMVYEAVRDIAAGEELLLGVREPLQLQDMLGENTTEDRSDRETASQHSGTVDEDKEDEEEGETRCTVCDKPFQDIELLDSHLVSCHRYPAEQHRCDTCPRAYAWRPLLVRHRAIVHGDLRNYPCENCPKVFTDPSNLQRHIRTHHVGARSHACTECGKTFATSSGLKQHTHIHSSVKPFQCEVCLKAYTQFSNLCRHKRMHADCRMQIKCAKCGQSFSTVTSLSKHKRFCDSTPPTGPPGAMPQLPTSAPSPFLVYRPPVSLPGSLPYYPSSLMGPYPGIFPNAPHFLNTPLLFPPKVEEAEKRSDSPKKERFTPPRVLPQHSKVSPSTAEEATSSFRPSPARPPVQPTPESDDDPSKKRKVGGNNEKKVDSEHNSTNANEETTDQPLDLRVQTKKQKTTANTAERNNHSPSPVPAPMEEAPPPPEPPKPEEEVHAPIDVDTKDVPSSLQLRTSLPEQPVTNTPPHMAYPRPIHPMFLEAMYRGPTGSFPGFPGGPPPGSGTPESRLLPPLQPFEPPRGLPFLGTFMNGLSGARPGGGGFDLLARPPLGPFPGVKPFQEAVIAPHHHHHPHHAHGKMKDRYSCKFCGKVFPRSANLTRHLRTHTGEQPYKCKYCERSFSISSNLQRHVRNIHDKQRPFKCPLCERCFGQQTNLDRHLKKHEADDGSGVVSVADSPGSSNENEREDTYFDEIRSFMGKVTYGGEAGYGLPPHPAYLPSRLHEMHESKMETEYDEDEDSEEGVSPLDETDGLSPVEAKESTPPPQYDLKLREKQEMLNNNTAEPVIEIST
- the LOC117607961 gene encoding transcription factor hamlet isoform X2; the protein is MRSKPVARRLAQGSSDEGESTSGTSAGGGTGIGENTEMEENGSIRAGSNSSGIGSQVYRELKSLHSNSTIGHDLSQDYNQQSRPSYQRGYSPAMDKQQQHYEKERHRTASSKEEEKCSWDYLEKSDRKEYSRSRESSYRNEAYQDTMKQEQKEQSNREWVSPVPEVEVGGSSADPQVRARKDIPRGARFGPFLGKWASEPFNPRYAWEVRTAGSGVRGWLDASHETNNWLKYIRSANSPHAVNMRHVLIGGQMVYEAVRDIAAGEELLLGVREPLQLQDMLGENTTEDRSDRETASQHSGTVDEDKEDEEEGETRCTVCDKPFQDIELLDSHLVSCHRYPAEQHRCDTCPRAYAWRPLLVRHRAIVHGDLRNYPCENCPKSDKPQVFTDPSNLQRHIRTHHVGARSHACTECGKTFATSSGLKQHTHIHSSVKPFQCEVCLKAYTQFSNLCRHKRMHADCRMQIKCAKCGQSFSTVTSLSKHKRFCDSTPPTGPPGAMPQLPTSAPSPFLVYRPPVSLPGSLPYYPSSLMGPYPGIFPNAPHFLNTPLLFPPKVEEAEKRSDSPKKERFTPPRVLPQHSKVSPSTAEEATSSFRPSPARPPVQPTPESDDDPSKKRKVGGNNEKKVDSEHNSTNANEETTDQPLDLRVQTKKQKTTANTAERNNHSPSPVPAPMEEAPPPPEPPKPEEEVHAPIDVDTKDVPSSLQLRTSLPEQPVTNTPPHMAYPRPIHPMFLEAMYRGPTGSFPGFPGGPPPGSGTPESRLLPPLQPFEPPRGLPFLGTFMNGLSGARPGGGGFDLLARPPLGPFPGVKPFQEAVIAPHHHHHPHHAHGKMKDRYSCKFCGKVFPRSANLTRHLRTHTGEQPYKCKYCERSFSISSNLQRHVRNIHDKQRPFKCPLCERCFGQQTNLDRHLKKHEADDGSGVVSVADSPGSSNENEREDTYFDEIRSFMGKVTYGGEAGYGLPPHPAYLPSRLHEMHESKMETEYDEDEDSEEGVSPLDETDGLSPVEAKESTPPPQYDLKLREKQEMLNNNTAEPVIEIST
- the LOC117607961 gene encoding transcription factor hamlet isoform X4 — translated: MIFKGNRSSDEGESTSGTSAGGGTGIGENTEMEENGSIRAGSNSSGIGSQVYRELKSLHSNSTIGHDLSQDYNQQSRPSYQRGYSPAMDKQQQHYEKERHRTASSKEEEKCSWDYLEKSDRKEYSRSRESSYRNEAYQDTMKQEQKEQSNREWVSPVPEVEVGGSSADPQVRARKDIPRGARFGPFLGKWASEPFNPRYAWEVRTAGSGVRGWLDASHETNNWLKYIRSANSPHAVNMRHVLIGGQMVYEAVRDIAAGEELLLGVREPLQLQDMLGENTTEDRSDRETASQHSGTVDEDKEDEEEGETRCTVCDKPFQDIELLDSHLVSCHRYPAEQHRCDTCPRAYAWRPLLVRHRAIVHGDLRNYPCENCPKSDKPQVFTDPSNLQRHIRTHHVGARSHACTECGKTFATSSGLKQHTHIHSSVKPFQCEVCLKAYTQFSNLCRHKRMHADCRMQIKCAKCGQSFSTVTSLSKHKRFCDSTPPTGPPGAMPQLPTSAPSPFLVYRPPVSLPGSLPYYPSSLMGPYPGIFPNAPHFLNTPLLFPPKVEEAEKRSDSPKKERFTPPRVLPQHSKVSPSTAEEATSSFRPSPARPPVQPTPESDDDPSKKRKVGGNNEKKVDSEHNSTNANEETTDQPLDLRVQTKKQKTTANTAERNNHSPSPVPAPMEEAPPPPEPPKPEEEVHAPIDVDTKDVPSSLQLRTSLPEQPVTNTPPHMAYPRPIHPMFLEAMYRGPTGSFPGFPGGPPPGSGTPESRLLPPLQPFEPPRGLPFLGTFMNGLSGARPGGGGFDLLARPPLGPFPGVKPFQEAVIAPHHHHHPHHAHGKMKDRYSCKFCGKVFPRSANLTRHLRTHTGEQPYKCKYCERSFSISSNLQRHVRNIHDKQRPFKCPLCERCFGQQTNLDRHLKKHEADDGSGVVSVADSPGSSNENEREDTYFDEIRSFMGKVTYGGEAGYGLPPHPAYLPSRLHEMHESKMETEYDEDEDSEEGVSPLDETDGLSPVEAKESTPPPQYDLKLREKQEMLNNNTAEPVIEIST
- the LOC117607961 gene encoding transcription factor hamlet isoform X1 — encoded protein: MKGLDLSRPVVDYNKMNGSSDEGESTSGTSAGGGTGIGENTEMEENGSIRAGSNSSGIGSQVYRELKSLHSNSTIGHDLSQDYNQQSRPSYQRGYSPAMDKQQQHYEKERHRTASSKEEEKCSWDYLEKSDRKEYSRSRESSYRNEAYQDTMKQEQKEQSNREWVSPVPEVEVGGSSADPQVRARKDIPRGARFGPFLGKWASEPFNPRYAWEVRTAGSGVRGWLDASHETNNWLKYIRSANSPHAVNMRHVLIGGQMVYEAVRDIAAGEELLLGVREPLQLQDMLGENTTEDRSDRETASQHSGTVDEDKEDEEEGETRCTVCDKPFQDIELLDSHLVSCHRYPAEQHRCDTCPRAYAWRPLLVRHRAIVHGDLRNYPCENCPKSDKPQVFTDPSNLQRHIRTHHVGARSHACTECGKTFATSSGLKQHTHIHSSVKPFQCEVCLKAYTQFSNLCRHKRMHADCRMQIKCAKCGQSFSTVTSLSKHKRFCDSTPPTGPPGAMPQLPTSAPSPFLVYRPPVSLPGSLPYYPSSLMGPYPGIFPNAPHFLNTPLLFPPKVEEAEKRSDSPKKERFTPPRVLPQHSKVSPSTAEEATSSFRPSPARPPVQPTPESDDDPSKKRKVGGNNEKKVDSEHNSTNANEETTDQPLDLRVQTKKQKTTANTAERNNHSPSPVPAPMEEAPPPPEPPKPEEEVHAPIDVDTKDVPSSLQLRTSLPEQPVTNTPPHMAYPRPIHPMFLEAMYRGPTGSFPGFPGGPPPGSGTPESRLLPPLQPFEPPRGLPFLGTFMNGLSGARPGGGGFDLLARPPLGPFPGVKPFQEAVIAPHHHHHPHHAHGKMKDRYSCKFCGKVFPRSANLTRHLRTHTGEQPYKCKYCERSFSISSNLQRHVRNIHDKQRPFKCPLCERCFGQQTNLDRHLKKHEADDGSGVVSVADSPGSSNENEREDTYFDEIRSFMGKVTYGGEAGYGLPPHPAYLPSRLHEMHESKMETEYDEDEDSEEGVSPLDETDGLSPVEAKESTPPPQYDLKLREKQEMLNNNTAEPVIEIST
- the LOC117607961 gene encoding transcription factor hamlet isoform X5, producing the protein MEENGSIRAGSNSSGIGSQVYRELKSLHSNSTIGHDLSQDYNQQSRPSYQRGYSPAMDKQQQHYEKERHRTASSKEEEKCSWDYLEKSDRKEYSRSRESSYRNEAYQDTMKQEQKEQSNREWVSPVPEVEVGGSSADPQVRARKDIPRGARFGPFLGKWASEPFNPRYAWEVRTAGSGVRGWLDASHETNNWLKYIRSANSPHAVNMRHVLIGGQMVYEAVRDIAAGEELLLGVREPLQLQDMLGENTTEDRSDRETASQHSGTVDEDKEDEEEGETRCTVCDKPFQDIELLDSHLVSCHRYPAEQHRCDTCPRAYAWRPLLVRHRAIVHGDLRNYPCENCPKSDKPQVFTDPSNLQRHIRTHHVGARSHACTECGKTFATSSGLKQHTHIHSSVKPFQCEVCLKAYTQFSNLCRHKRMHADCRMQIKCAKCGQSFSTVTSLSKHKRFCDSTPPTGPPGAMPQLPTSAPSPFLVYRPPVSLPGSLPYYPSSLMGPYPGIFPNAPHFLNTPLLFPPKVEEAEKRSDSPKKERFTPPRVLPQHSKVSPSTAEEATSSFRPSPARPPVQPTPESDDDPSKKRKVGGNNEKKVDSEHNSTNANEETTDQPLDLRVQTKKQKTTANTAERNNHSPSPVPAPMEEAPPPPEPPKPEEEVHAPIDVDTKDVPSSLQLRTSLPEQPVTNTPPHMAYPRPIHPMFLEAMYRGPTGSFPGFPGGPPPGSGTPESRLLPPLQPFEPPRGLPFLGTFMNGLSGARPGGGGFDLLARPPLGPFPGVKPFQEAVIAPHHHHHPHHAHGKMKDRYSCKFCGKVFPRSANLTRHLRTHTGEQPYKCKYCERSFSISSNLQRHVRNIHDKQRPFKCPLCERCFGQQTNLDRHLKKHEADDGSGVVSVADSPGSSNENEREDTYFDEIRSFMGKVTYGGEAGYGLPPHPAYLPSRLHEMHESKMETEYDEDEDSEEGVSPLDETDGLSPVEAKESTPPPQYDLKLREKQEMLNNNTAEPVIEIST